The Streptomyces lienomycini sequence TGGGCAGCACGATGTCATGACCTGACCGGGATCAGGCGGACAGACGGGCGCGACCCTTGCTGCGGCGGGTCGCGAGAATCGCGCGGCCGGCACGGGTACGCATACGCAGCCGGAAACCGTGGGTCTTCGCGCGGCGACGGTTGTTCGGCTGGAAGGTGCGCTTGCTCACTCGGGGGCTCCAGAAAGAATCG is a genomic window containing:
- the rpmH gene encoding 50S ribosomal protein L34 yields the protein MSKRTFQPNNRRRAKTHGFRLRMRTRAGRAILATRRSKGRARLSA